TGGTGCTCTGAGCGAATCCGCCAAGCTGTTTTCGACGCAGTTGTGGGACGTGCCGGAACAGATTCGCAAAACATTTGACGAGACGAAGTCGGTTCGTAAGCAGCGGGAAGAGGCATTGGAGGAACTCGCCGCCGCTATGGCATCGTCGGCACTGAGCTATCAGCAGGAGAAGAATGGCTGCAAGGTCGTGGTACGGCAGTTCGACGACCGGGATACCAGCTTTGCAAAGTTATTTGCACAGAAGGTAGCCCGTGCAGGAGTGCCAGCCGTGGCGCTGGTCGCCAGTACGATCGAGCCGGCGGGAGTCATCTTCGCGCAGGCTGCTGGCGGGGCCGGGGATATGGGAGCTCTCCTGAAGCAGATGCTTGCAACCGTCGGTGGGCGTGGCGGAGGAACACGGGACTTCGCGCAGGGAGGACTTCCCGTCGGCACTGATGTAAAGCGGTTGCTTGAAGAAGCGATGGGTACAATCGAAGCGTAGAGCGGGTTCGTTCTGGCAACGTGCTTGCGAGCTGCGAACGAGAGCAATCGTAACTGCCAGGCGGTGAATTCGCATGTGGGAGCGAGACCAACCCCACGACTGCCGGCAGGTCGCCGGCGCAACGGTCAAATCGATCTCATGGAACAAAGGCTGATTCTCGTCAATCTTTTGATCAAGCTGGGCGTGGCTGCGGCCGTGTCGAGCGCGCTGGTGCGGTCGAAAGAATTTAAGAAACTGCTTTTTGCCGAGAAGAGAGAGACCCGCCAAAAAATCTACCTGACTCTGTGGATGGCGATTCCGATTGCGCTGGGCGTGTGGATTCGCTTTACGAACCGCAGCTTTATTGCGGGCGATGTGGCGCTGGAAACCACGGTGCTGCTCGGTGTTCTTTGCGGCCGATTGGCGGGTGGTGTGGGGGGCGCGTTGATTGCGCTTCCGGCAACTCTGCATGGCGAATGGGCGGCGCTGCCTTTCGATATCTTCTGCGGGTTGGTCGCGGGGCAATTGCGGCACGTGGCTCCGGATGAAGAAGATATCTGGTCGTTCTCTCCCTTCATCGATCTGAGTATCTATAACTGGATTCGCCGCAACCTGCCAGTCCCGCGGTTGTTCGACTGGCAGATTACATTTCTTCTTACCATCGTTGGATTGCGATTTCTGCAGACGGAATTATGGCGATTCTGGCCGCGATCGATCTTCAGCCTCGAACATCCGAATTTCTGGGTGGAAGGCGCGATTTACTTGTCTGCCATCATGGTAGTGGGTACGGAGCTGAAGATTTACAACAGCGTACGAATTCAGATCAAGCTGGAGGAGCAGGAACGCCTGCTGCTTCAGGCGCGCATGGTCGCGCTGCAGAATCAGATTAATCCCCATTTTCTGTTCAACACGCTGAACTCGATTTCATCGCTCGTCCGATTCGATCCTGACACGGCGCGCGAAATGATTATCAAGCTGGCGACGATCCTGCGCCGCCTGCTGAACAGCACCGAGTCGTTTGTCCCGCTGCGAGAGGAACTGGAGTTCATCGACAACTATCTCGACATTGAAGTGGTGCGCTTCGGACGGGATAAGCTGCGCGTGGTCAAGGAACTGGAACCCGCCTCGCTGGAAGTGATGGTGCCTGCCATGCTCCTACAGCCGCTGGTGGAAAACTGCTTGAAGCACGGGCTGTCTCCCAAGGTGGAGGGGGGCAGCATTACGCTGCGCAGCCGCGTGATCAAGTCGAGATTGATTATCGAAGTGGAAGACGACGGAGTGGGCATGGGTGCCGCACAAGTGCTCTCAACGTCGGATGGGGTGACAGGAACCGGGATCGGCATGGCGAACGTGGCCGAACGCCTGAAAGTCCTGTACGGCGATGCGGCCAAGATGATGATCGAGAGCCGCGAAGGAGTGGGCACGCAAATCCGGCTCCGGTTACCGGTTGTGCCGCACTCCGCGGAGTTAATGACTACCGCGATTGCTCCAGCACCCGCCGGTAGAAGTCTTCATAAAGCGGAATAATCTTGCTGGTGCAGAAACGCGCGCGGGCTCCGTCTCGGGCTCGCTTTCCCATCGCGCGCAGAGCCGATTCATCTCCTAACAGCTCAATCGCATAACGCGCCATGGTCTCGACATCGCCGACATCGGCGAGGTAGCCGTTCATGCCATGTTCGATGACTTCGGGCACGCCGCCAGCACGAGTCGCGATGGGAACAACTTCGCAAGCCATCGCTTCCAGCGCGGCCAGACCGAAGGATTCGAGTTCGCTGGGCAGGAGCATGATGTCCGAGATGGCCAGTTTTTCCTGCACGCGATCCTGTTTGCCGAGGAAGAGTACGTGTTCGTGAATGCCTTTCTGCACGGCCAGCCACTCGGCCTGGGAACGGTCCGGGCCGTCGCCGATCAACAATAATTTCGATGGAATTTTCTTGCGGACGCGGTCGAAGATTTCAATCACATCCAGCAATCGCTTGACTGGGCGAAAATTCGAAAGGTGGACGAGGATGCGTTCGTCGTCCGCTGCATACTCCCGCCGCTGCTCCGGACTTCCGGCGGCGCGATGATACTCGTCGCAGTTCACAAAGTTAGGGATGACTTCGATATGTTTCTTGATGTCAAAAATGCTGATGGTCCGTCCCCGCAGATATTGGGAGACCGCGGTGACTCCGTCGCTCTGCTCGATGGAAAAGCGCGTGATCGGCAGGTACGAGCGGTCGAGACCCACCAGCGTGATATCAGTGCCGTGAAGTG
This genomic window from Acidobacteriota bacterium contains:
- a CDS encoding histidine kinase, coding for MEQRLILVNLLIKLGVAAAVSSALVRSKEFKKLLFAEKRETRQKIYLTLWMAIPIALGVWIRFTNRSFIAGDVALETTVLLGVLCGRLAGGVGGALIALPATLHGEWAALPFDIFCGLVAGQLRHVAPDEEDIWSFSPFIDLSIYNWIRRNLPVPRLFDWQITFLLTIVGLRFLQTELWRFWPRSIFSLEHPNFWVEGAIYLSAIMVVGTELKIYNSVRIQIKLEEQERLLLQARMVALQNQINPHFLFNTLNSISSLVRFDPDTAREMIIKLATILRRLLNSTESFVPLREELEFIDNYLDIEVVRFGRDKLRVVKELEPASLEVMVPAMLLQPLVENCLKHGLSPKVEGGSITLRSRVIKSRLIIEVEDDGVGMGAAQVLSTSDGVTGTGIGMANVAERLKVLYGDAAKMMIESREGVGTQIRLRLPVVPHSAELMTTAIAPAPAGRSLHKAE
- the bshA gene encoding N-acetyl-alpha-D-glucosaminyl L-malate synthase BshA, with translation MKIGITCYPTYGGSGVVATELGLELARRDHDIHFISYSQPIRLIDTASNIHYHEVEVSRYPLFEYPPYDLALATRMAEVSQLYELDLLHVHYAIPHSVSAMLARQMLAATPPRRHLPFVTTLHGTDITLVGLDRSYLPITRFSIEQSDGVTAVSQYLRGRTISIFDIKKHIEVIPNFVNCDEYHRAAGSPEQRREYAADDERILVHLSNFRPVKRLLDVIEIFDRVRKKIPSKLLLIGDGPDRSQAEWLAVQKGIHEHVLFLGKQDRVQEKLAISDIMLLPSELESFGLAALEAMACEVVPIATRAGGVPEVIEHGMNGYLADVGDVETMARYAIELLGDESALRAMGKRARDGARARFCTSKIIPLYEDFYRRVLEQSR